In Bythopirellula goksoeyrii, a single window of DNA contains:
- a CDS encoding PQQ-binding-like beta-propeller repeat protein: protein MPLNRLNCVIGLLCIAFAASESASADDWPQWLGPERDGVWREDGIMREFPAEGPPVLWRTPIGSGYSGPSIVGDRVYITDRQLNKGQQNSDNAFDRSPTVGSERVLCLDATDGSILWTHEYPCKYTISYAAGPRTSPLVADGKVYTLGAEGDLYCLDAKTGKPLWSRELKEDYDMPAPVWGFAGHPLLDGDRLICLVGGKGSVAVAFNKDTGEEIWRSLSAAEPGYCPPMIYELGGRRQLVIWHPQAVNGLDPVTGEVFWSIPFSVKAGMTIATPRKAGERLFVSAFYDGPMLLGFENSESVPDLIWRGESHSERNTDKLHAVMSTPFIEDGYIYGVGSYGQLRCLDLATGERIWEDLRATGSTGDLHSRTDRWANAFLIKHEDRYFIANEQGDLIIAELTPAGYEEISRAHLIEPDNTMAGRKVVWSHPAFANRRVYLRNDNEIICVDLAKP from the coding sequence ATGCCCTTAAATCGATTGAATTGTGTTATCGGTCTACTATGTATCGCCTTCGCTGCGAGCGAATCGGCTTCCGCCGATGATTGGCCACAGTGGCTGGGACCCGAGCGGGACGGCGTGTGGCGTGAAGATGGGATCATGCGGGAGTTTCCCGCTGAGGGGCCACCTGTGCTATGGCGGACTCCCATTGGCAGTGGGTATTCGGGGCCATCAATCGTTGGTGACAGGGTTTACATCACGGATCGGCAATTGAACAAGGGCCAGCAGAATTCCGACAATGCCTTTGATCGCTCCCCCACCGTCGGCAGCGAACGGGTGCTCTGCTTGGATGCTACGGATGGTTCGATACTCTGGACCCATGAATATCCGTGCAAGTATACGATTAGCTATGCGGCAGGGCCGCGCACGTCACCACTGGTGGCCGACGGCAAAGTTTACACGCTCGGCGCCGAGGGAGATCTCTACTGCCTCGATGCCAAGACGGGCAAACCTCTGTGGTCCCGCGAGTTGAAAGAGGACTACGACATGCCTGCCCCCGTGTGGGGTTTTGCCGGGCATCCCCTTTTGGACGGCGACCGGCTTATTTGCCTGGTGGGTGGCAAAGGGAGCGTAGCGGTGGCATTCAACAAGGACACGGGCGAGGAAATCTGGCGCTCGCTCTCGGCTGCCGAGCCAGGTTACTGTCCGCCGATGATCTACGAGTTGGGAGGGCGTCGGCAACTGGTGATTTGGCATCCCCAGGCGGTCAACGGGCTCGATCCGGTCACCGGCGAGGTGTTCTGGTCGATTCCCTTCTCTGTGAAGGCGGGAATGACGATTGCGACACCCCGCAAGGCGGGAGAGAGGCTGTTTGTCTCGGCGTTCTATGACGGGCCAATGCTGCTGGGTTTCGAGAACTCGGAGTCCGTGCCCGATCTCATTTGGCGCGGCGAAAGCCACAGCGAACGCAACACCGACAAGCTTCATGCGGTGATGAGCACACCCTTCATCGAGGATGGATATATCTATGGCGTGGGCAGCTACGGCCAGCTCCGTTGTCTCGACCTCGCCACCGGCGAGCGGATCTGGGAAGACCTGCGGGCCACTGGCTCGACAGGCGATCTCCATAGCCGCACCGATCGCTGGGCGAATGCATTCCTCATCAAGCATGAGGACCGCTATTTTATCGCCAATGAACAGGGGGATCTGATCATCGCCGAGCTAACCCCCGCCGGATACGAAGAAATAAGCCGAGCCCACCTAATCGAACCGGACAACACGATGGCCGGCCGCAAAGTCGTTTGGTCCCACCCAGCATTTGCCAATCGGCGTGTTTATCTCCGCAATGACAATGAGATCATCTGCGTCGACTTGGCGAAGCCCTAG
- a CDS encoding aspartate:alanine exchanger family transporter translates to MDYLVLIFNEQPVLALTALIAVGTLLGRIQCWGISLGASGVLFVAMAMGHWGVRLPEVFTDLGVVLFTYTIGLQAGPHFLRTVRRYGLSYLVLALFTLGIAWLVAFASATLLGIEPSLATGIYAGALTSTPGLAASLQILKDPTISVGYGVAYPMGVIGVVLFVQLVPRLLKIDWQVEINRSDAGNGNPVVDSAWLRITNPQLEGKTIGEVEATSMSGAVISRVIDKYVAMPPQARTRLCLNQYVRVVGSEEEIKKLELLLGPREAGFKEPRSVISSATLIVTEENICGKSLRHLQFRELYGLTISRIWRDDFEFVPQGHTTLEFGDEVRLVGDVADLARIEPILGHKAQRLNETQFLPFAIGLLAGVVLGNIPISLSPAISFQLGMAGGPLTAGLVVGHFGRISKMNFRMPVAARRFVNDLGLILFLGGAGSEAGASFWQVVQSQGGSLLLASAIVTLVPLVAAWGLARHVFGWDALNCLGAVCGAMTSTPGLGAVTRVADSSAASTAYVAVYPVALLAVTFLAPLLGSLL, encoded by the coding sequence TTGGACTATTTGGTTTTAATATTCAACGAACAGCCTGTCCTTGCGCTGACTGCCTTGATTGCCGTTGGTACGCTGCTGGGACGTATCCAATGTTGGGGCATCTCGCTGGGTGCCTCAGGGGTGTTGTTTGTCGCTATGGCCATGGGGCATTGGGGCGTTCGCCTCCCTGAGGTATTCACCGATTTGGGGGTCGTGCTTTTCACTTACACGATAGGGCTGCAGGCAGGTCCACATTTCTTGCGCACGGTTCGACGTTATGGACTGTCTTATTTGGTATTGGCGTTGTTCACTTTGGGAATCGCATGGTTAGTCGCCTTTGCTTCGGCCACGCTGTTGGGTATCGAACCGTCACTGGCCACCGGTATCTATGCCGGTGCGCTCACCTCCACTCCAGGCTTGGCTGCTTCACTACAAATCTTGAAAGATCCAACTATCTCGGTCGGCTATGGGGTGGCCTATCCGATGGGAGTCATTGGCGTAGTCTTGTTCGTTCAGCTTGTTCCTCGTTTGCTGAAAATTGATTGGCAAGTGGAGATCAATCGCTCTGATGCAGGCAACGGCAATCCAGTCGTCGATTCCGCTTGGCTGCGGATTACCAATCCTCAGCTCGAAGGTAAGACGATCGGCGAAGTCGAGGCGACCTCAATGTCCGGAGCAGTTATTTCGCGTGTCATTGACAAGTATGTGGCCATGCCCCCGCAAGCGAGAACACGATTGTGCCTCAACCAATATGTGCGTGTGGTAGGCTCGGAGGAGGAGATCAAGAAACTGGAGTTGCTCTTAGGGCCTCGGGAGGCGGGGTTCAAAGAACCTCGTTCCGTAATTTCTTCCGCTACTTTGATCGTCACCGAAGAAAACATCTGCGGGAAAAGTCTCAGGCACCTCCAGTTTCGCGAGCTCTATGGTTTGACGATTTCTCGGATCTGGAGAGACGACTTTGAGTTTGTGCCCCAGGGTCATACGACCCTTGAATTCGGCGACGAAGTGCGGTTGGTGGGCGATGTGGCGGACCTTGCTAGGATCGAGCCTATCCTCGGCCACAAAGCCCAGCGACTAAATGAAACCCAGTTTCTGCCGTTTGCCATCGGGTTACTGGCCGGTGTTGTGCTGGGAAATATTCCAATCAGCCTATCGCCGGCAATTTCCTTTCAGCTCGGCATGGCTGGTGGACCACTCACTGCCGGCCTAGTTGTGGGACATTTTGGAAGAATATCGAAAATGAATTTTCGCATGCCGGTAGCCGCCCGGCGGTTCGTCAATGATTTGGGCCTGATCTTGTTCCTAGGTGGAGCAGGCTCCGAGGCCGGTGCAAGTTTCTGGCAAGTGGTGCAGAGTCAAGGTGGAAGTCTCCTACTGGCCTCCGCAATCGTCACGCTCGTACCTTTGGTTGCCGCTTGGGGATTGGCAAGGCATGTCTTCGGCTGGGATGCGCTCAATTGTCTCGGCGCCGTTTGCGGTGCGATGACCAGCACCCCGGGTCTGGGTGCCGTCACTCGTGTCGCTGATTCCTCCGCGGCCTCCACTGCCTACGTGGCCGTCTATCCGGTGGCCCTACTTGCTGTGACTTTTCTGGCACCCTTACTGGGGAGTCTACTGTAA
- the glgX gene encoding glycogen debranching protein GlgX, translated as MPALHKHMQFHYPLPYGAILQEAGVQFAVYSRSATAMRILLYRRTSDREPYRVVELNPATDRWGDIWSVFVPGLKAGQLYHFQADGPFTPEEGLRFDPRARLIDPYARALAGDFQSSTDGVVRPPRCVVVEDQFDWQGDRHLKIPLSETVIYEMHVKGFTKGASRDVKNAGSYLGVIEKIPYLKSLGITAVELMPIHEFPILDPFGNKPERQNYWGYDSMAFFSPHRGYMAGDKPGDQVRQFKEMVQALHSAGIEVILDVVFNHTAEGNHMGPTLNFKGLQNDVYYMLNDDGTYKNYSGCGNTLNGNHPICREMIFHCLRHWVHNYHIDGFRFDLASILSRDRNGELMPNTPMVEIIAEDPMLADTKIIAEAWDAAGAYQVGSFAKGRWAEWNGRYRDDIRRYWRGDSAVTGSMATRLSGSSDLYEHSGRDPYHSINFITSHDGYTLNDLVSYEQKHNQANKEDNRDGDNNNYSSNYGVEGPTRRKAIVELRLRQAKNLMASLLLSHGTPMIVSGDEVLRTQRGNNNAYCQDNNLSWFDWKLVERNSEMLRFCEAVIAFRKAQPTVRRATFLTGKPHKAGDLPDVSWYSPGGDAMDWSHATQSLICVFSTTGLETPIARNVMLLLHPGPSEQKFQIPSELRRLPWKLFFDTSAAAPLDVYPKADGPELPARGSLQVTHHSMLCYVA; from the coding sequence ATGCCTGCTTTGCACAAACACATGCAGTTTCACTACCCGCTTCCCTACGGAGCCATCCTCCAGGAAGCAGGGGTGCAATTCGCAGTTTATAGTCGCTCTGCCACCGCGATGCGGATTCTGCTCTACCGTAGGACTTCTGACCGAGAGCCGTATCGAGTCGTGGAACTCAACCCGGCTACGGATCGCTGGGGCGACATCTGGAGCGTCTTCGTCCCAGGCCTCAAGGCAGGCCAATTGTATCACTTCCAAGCGGATGGTCCCTTCACTCCTGAAGAAGGACTTCGCTTCGATCCACGTGCCCGCTTAATCGATCCTTATGCTCGAGCGCTTGCAGGAGACTTCCAGTCCTCTACGGATGGAGTGGTTCGTCCCCCTCGCTGTGTCGTGGTGGAAGACCAATTCGATTGGCAAGGGGATCGCCACTTGAAGATCCCCCTTTCTGAAACAGTCATTTACGAAATGCATGTGAAGGGTTTTACCAAGGGAGCTTCGCGTGACGTCAAGAACGCTGGATCCTACTTGGGTGTGATCGAAAAAATCCCCTATCTGAAATCTCTGGGAATTACTGCCGTCGAACTGATGCCGATCCATGAATTTCCGATCCTCGATCCCTTTGGCAACAAGCCAGAACGCCAGAACTACTGGGGATACGACTCGATGGCATTCTTCTCTCCCCACCGCGGCTACATGGCAGGAGACAAGCCGGGCGATCAGGTTCGTCAGTTCAAGGAAATGGTCCAGGCACTTCATTCCGCCGGGATCGAAGTGATTCTCGATGTGGTCTTCAATCACACTGCCGAAGGCAATCACATGGGCCCCACGCTCAACTTCAAGGGGCTGCAGAATGATGTCTACTACATGCTCAATGATGACGGCACGTACAAGAACTACTCCGGCTGCGGCAACACGCTCAATGGCAATCATCCGATCTGCCGGGAAATGATCTTTCATTGTCTCCGCCACTGGGTTCACAACTACCATATTGATGGTTTTCGGTTTGACCTCGCGTCGATTCTCAGCCGCGATCGCAATGGGGAACTCATGCCCAATACACCGATGGTTGAGATCATCGCTGAAGATCCCATGCTGGCTGATACGAAAATTATCGCCGAGGCTTGGGACGCCGCAGGGGCCTACCAAGTCGGCTCATTTGCCAAGGGGCGGTGGGCCGAGTGGAATGGTAGGTACCGCGACGATATTCGCCGCTATTGGCGGGGCGACTCGGCAGTAACCGGCAGCATGGCTACGCGCCTCTCCGGCTCCAGCGATCTCTATGAGCATAGCGGACGCGATCCTTACCACAGCATCAATTTTATCACGTCGCATGATGGTTATACGCTCAATGATCTCGTCAGCTACGAGCAAAAGCACAACCAGGCCAACAAAGAGGACAACCGCGACGGGGACAATAACAACTACAGTTCCAATTATGGCGTGGAAGGTCCGACGCGACGCAAAGCCATCGTCGAACTTCGTCTGCGACAGGCGAAAAACCTGATGGCTTCGCTGCTCTTGAGTCATGGAACCCCGATGATTGTGTCTGGCGATGAGGTTTTGCGGACCCAGCGGGGCAATAACAATGCCTATTGTCAGGATAACAACCTGAGTTGGTTCGACTGGAAACTCGTCGAACGCAATTCCGAGATGCTCCGTTTCTGCGAAGCCGTGATCGCATTCCGTAAGGCGCAGCCGACGGTCCGCCGAGCAACCTTCCTCACGGGCAAACCTCACAAAGCGGGTGACCTCCCCGATGTGAGTTGGTACAGCCCCGGGGGAGACGCGATGGACTGGAGCCATGCTACCCAGAGTTTGATTTGTGTGTTCAGTACGACAGGTCTCGAAACTCCCATCGCCCGCAACGTGATGCTGTTGTTGCACCCAGGGCCGTCGGAACAGAAATTCCAGATTCCCAGCGAACTGCGACGTCTGCCCTGGAAGTTGTTTTTCGACACGTCGGCCGCCGCGCCTCTGGACGTTTATCCCAAGGCCGATGGGCCGGAACTGCCTGCTCGGGGAAGCTTGCAAGTGACGCACCATTCTATGCTCTGCTATGTGGCATGA
- the purM gene encoding phosphoribosylformylglycinamidine cyclo-ligase — MSKITYRDAGVDLETYQESMARLPALMKRTHCPRVLPWKNGFAGLFTLDFSGGLFSRNYKDPVLVSCTDGVGTKLKVAQLTGQHDTVGIDLVGMCVNDALCCGAEPLFFLDYVAMAEDNPQLLEDIVSGISRGCMESDMALVGGETAIMPDLYQSGDYDLAGFCVGIVERSRMLDGSALAPGDVVIGIESSGIHSNGFSLVRKIVFEHAGLTVDDEAEGCDGTVGDILLRPTQLYVRALRDVLNHYKVKSVVHGIAHITGGGLHENLARIFNPRVDAEIVRDSWPIPPVFEWLQRLGDVDDDEMFRVFNMGIGMAVVVSEYYAESVQGQLASHGLASWQIGRIVEGSGECRWV; from the coding sequence ATGTCAAAAATAACCTACCGTGATGCGGGCGTCGACCTCGAAACCTATCAAGAATCGATGGCCCGATTGCCGGCATTGATGAAGAGGACGCACTGTCCTCGTGTATTGCCCTGGAAAAATGGATTCGCGGGGTTGTTCACACTCGATTTCTCTGGAGGCCTCTTTTCGCGCAATTACAAGGATCCTGTCCTCGTGTCGTGTACCGACGGAGTCGGTACCAAGCTCAAGGTGGCCCAACTGACGGGTCAGCACGATACCGTGGGAATCGATTTGGTTGGCATGTGTGTCAACGATGCTCTTTGTTGTGGCGCAGAACCCCTATTTTTTCTTGATTACGTCGCCATGGCCGAGGATAATCCTCAACTCCTCGAAGACATCGTCAGTGGGATCAGCCGGGGCTGTATGGAAAGCGACATGGCTCTCGTCGGCGGCGAGACGGCTATCATGCCTGACCTCTATCAATCGGGAGATTACGACTTGGCAGGTTTCTGTGTGGGCATCGTGGAGCGTTCGCGAATGCTCGACGGTAGTGCCCTCGCACCTGGAGATGTGGTCATCGGCATCGAGTCGTCGGGGATTCATTCAAACGGGTTCAGCCTGGTACGCAAGATCGTGTTCGAACATGCGGGACTAACGGTTGACGACGAGGCTGAGGGTTGTGATGGCACGGTCGGTGATATCCTATTGCGACCTACGCAACTCTATGTGAGAGCGCTGCGTGATGTGCTCAACCACTACAAAGTGAAATCGGTGGTGCATGGCATCGCTCATATCACCGGTGGTGGACTCCACGAAAACTTGGCTAGGATTTTCAATCCTCGCGTCGATGCCGAAATCGTCCGCGATAGTTGGCCTATCCCGCCGGTGTTTGAGTGGCTGCAGCGACTGGGCGATGTAGACGACGATGAAATGTTCCGCGTGTTCAACATGGGAATCGGCATGGCTGTCGTCGTGAGCGAATACTACGCCGAGAGCGTCCAAGGACAACTTGCCTCGCACGGCTTGGCGAGTTGGCAGATTGGCCGCATCGTCGAGGGGTCAGGCGAATGCCGCTGGGTGTAG
- a CDS encoding protein-disulfide reductase DsbD family protein — MSEVQNLSSRRLVSLLSMLLMAWGSFANAQFEFPDTFGDVGGGLSASKDPVTVTAEFTPAEAGRPAILFVTAEIGEGFHVYALDQGSLPDGGGGPLAAAIELSANPEVRLLGSWHPTTAPDTHIDDEIWKGLQIREHAKTVTWFAPIELAQGTDPAKLEIVGKVVGQACNPQTCVPFNQQFQAQLGEGLPLPAGVRFDSAADVKASSPPLTSTGKLFSEQPGATAPVVVESGESGSFIHLLGLAFLGGLVLNVMPCVLPVIGLKVFAFIEQAGQDRWKIFALNLWYAIGVISVFLLLAVLSIVFGLGWGQLFQYPEFNIAMAAVIFAMGLSFLGIWEIPIPGFIGTSKVTEFGRKEGYEGAFAKGTITTLLATPCTGPFMGTALVGVLGRSPWQIMAIFFTIGLGMASPYILIGAFPQLIRFLPKPGEWMNTFKQLMGFVLIGTVVYLLTLLKPHYVIPTVAFLFGIWLVCWWIGRVPLTAPSNRRWNALGEGIAIGTLIGLTAFYWLAPILEYRHTRDANRLADARFEQLISEGTGEYSVRQEPWQPYSEKKLQWLLEHGKTVLIDFTADWCPTCKFMEKTVLKTDEMATVFRDNDIYTLVADWTHQDSSPEVNKKLQELGTQQIPLLAIYSAQNPTKPTLIPGTYTIAGLTEELRRAGPSLTGETKQGMANAAQGYGAASSPGAGLR; from the coding sequence ATGTCTGAAGTTCAAAACTTGTCTTCGCGTCGCCTCGTCAGCTTGCTGAGCATGCTGTTGATGGCATGGGGGAGTTTCGCCAACGCCCAATTCGAGTTCCCTGACACTTTTGGTGATGTCGGAGGCGGGCTGAGCGCCAGTAAAGACCCCGTCACTGTGACCGCGGAATTTACACCAGCAGAAGCTGGTCGACCGGCCATTCTCTTTGTGACGGCTGAAATTGGCGAAGGCTTTCATGTCTATGCACTCGACCAAGGATCGCTTCCCGACGGCGGAGGCGGCCCCTTAGCTGCGGCGATTGAACTTTCTGCCAATCCTGAGGTGCGACTCCTAGGGAGTTGGCACCCGACCACTGCGCCTGATACGCATATCGACGACGAGATCTGGAAAGGTCTGCAGATCCGAGAGCATGCCAAAACCGTAACATGGTTTGCTCCGATCGAACTGGCACAAGGTACCGATCCTGCAAAGCTGGAGATTGTCGGCAAGGTTGTCGGCCAAGCCTGCAATCCTCAGACGTGTGTTCCTTTCAATCAACAGTTTCAAGCCCAGCTGGGAGAAGGTCTCCCACTGCCCGCAGGAGTGAGATTTGACTCGGCTGCTGACGTGAAGGCTTCATCTCCTCCATTGACTTCAACAGGTAAACTCTTCTCCGAGCAACCTGGGGCCACAGCACCTGTAGTCGTGGAATCCGGTGAAAGCGGCTCTTTCATTCACCTCTTAGGCTTGGCATTTCTTGGTGGATTGGTGCTTAATGTGATGCCATGCGTACTGCCTGTCATAGGACTTAAAGTCTTTGCATTTATTGAGCAAGCCGGGCAAGATCGCTGGAAGATATTTGCGCTAAACCTGTGGTATGCCATTGGCGTGATTAGCGTGTTCTTGCTGCTGGCAGTTCTCTCGATCGTCTTTGGTCTGGGTTGGGGACAATTGTTCCAGTACCCCGAGTTCAACATCGCGATGGCGGCCGTCATCTTCGCCATGGGGCTAAGTTTCTTGGGAATATGGGAGATACCGATTCCCGGCTTTATCGGCACAAGCAAGGTTACCGAATTTGGTCGCAAGGAAGGCTACGAGGGTGCGTTCGCCAAAGGAACGATTACCACACTCCTGGCAACTCCTTGCACGGGTCCCTTCATGGGGACGGCATTAGTTGGAGTGCTTGGTCGGAGCCCCTGGCAAATCATGGCGATTTTCTTCACCATCGGATTGGGAATGGCTAGTCCCTACATCCTGATCGGTGCGTTCCCTCAGCTAATCCGGTTCCTCCCCAAACCGGGGGAATGGATGAATACCTTCAAGCAACTGATGGGATTCGTGCTGATCGGCACCGTGGTTTATTTGCTGACGTTGCTCAAGCCGCACTATGTGATTCCTACTGTCGCGTTCTTGTTTGGTATCTGGCTGGTATGCTGGTGGATTGGCCGAGTCCCTTTGACGGCCCCCAGCAATCGCCGCTGGAACGCCCTTGGCGAAGGGATTGCCATCGGCACACTCATCGGACTTACGGCGTTCTATTGGCTAGCTCCGATTTTGGAATATCGCCATACGCGAGATGCCAACCGACTTGCCGATGCAAGGTTCGAGCAACTAATCTCCGAAGGTACCGGCGAGTACTCAGTACGCCAAGAACCATGGCAACCCTACAGCGAGAAAAAGCTGCAATGGTTGTTGGAGCATGGGAAGACCGTGCTTATCGATTTCACAGCAGACTGGTGCCCTACTTGCAAATTCATGGAAAAGACCGTCCTGAAAACGGATGAGATGGCAACCGTCTTCCGCGATAACGACATCTATACCCTCGTTGCCGACTGGACGCATCAGGACTCCTCGCCAGAAGTCAACAAGAAGTTACAAGAGCTGGGTACCCAACAGATTCCCCTCTTGGCAATCTACTCGGCACAGAACCCGACGAAACCTACTCTAATCCCCGGCACGTACACGATTGCCGGATTGACTGAGGAACTTCGCCGAGCGGGTCCATCTCTGACCGGTGAAACGAAACAAGGCATGGCCAACGCCGCTCAGGGGTACGGTGCGGCGAGCAGCCCAGGTGCGGGATTACGGTAA
- a CDS encoding HD domain-containing protein, with product MDTLREIPEVAALRSGHGLVRIPPELDVPLTDRVKQLIDSPEFRRLGQISQLGLVALVYPAANHTRFEHSLGVYRMALLFLDRLADDPRFAAAITPHHAERFLIAALLHDLGHWPFCHPIEDVSLPQVPSHELFANSFLLEGDLSDTLRDEWDIQPREVVELLSGKPKDRPSRILQSLLSGPIDVDKLDYLMRDSLHAGVPYGRNFDQTRLIQSLCLNESGDGLAITDKGKTAAEMMVFARYVMFSEVYWHHAVRSATAMLQRAFVMLHPMLDTDTVFRLTERPLIDALFAAADDGPARELLDGLFGPVRRLYKRVTQYSLFQEPQLYQRLARKPYPWLVRCAENFAGLASTAMSRIVAPHEVLFDAPPVKLEVEFQIDVHFPKEHCYRRLGDISPVVKTLAREQFDDYVKRVRVFAHPRVAEDLQSLPRLPELIAEAAELTG from the coding sequence ATGGATACTCTGCGCGAGATCCCCGAAGTAGCGGCCTTGCGTAGCGGCCATGGTTTGGTGCGAATACCGCCCGAATTGGACGTGCCGCTCACCGACCGGGTAAAGCAACTGATCGACAGCCCAGAGTTTCGCCGTTTGGGCCAGATCAGCCAGCTTGGCTTGGTAGCTTTGGTGTATCCGGCTGCCAATCACACACGGTTCGAACATTCGCTCGGCGTCTATCGCATGGCCCTGCTGTTTCTGGATCGGCTGGCCGACGATCCCCGCTTCGCCGCCGCGATCACTCCTCACCATGCAGAGCGTTTTCTTATCGCCGCCTTGCTCCACGACCTAGGGCATTGGCCATTCTGCCATCCCATTGAAGACGTTTCACTGCCCCAGGTCCCCAGCCACGAGTTGTTTGCCAACAGTTTCTTGCTTGAAGGGGATCTCTCCGACACGTTGCGCGACGAATGGGACATCCAGCCTCGTGAAGTGGTAGAACTGCTCTCGGGAAAACCAAAAGACCGACCGAGCCGCATCCTCCAGAGCCTCCTTTCCGGTCCCATCGATGTCGACAAACTCGACTACCTGATGCGCGATAGCTTGCATGCCGGTGTCCCCTACGGTCGCAATTTCGATCAAACTCGCTTGATTCAATCCCTCTGTCTGAATGAATCTGGCGATGGATTGGCGATCACCGACAAAGGAAAAACTGCCGCCGAGATGATGGTCTTTGCCCGCTATGTGATGTTCAGCGAAGTCTATTGGCACCACGCCGTGCGGTCCGCGACGGCAATGCTCCAACGCGCTTTCGTGATGCTGCATCCGATGCTCGACACCGACACGGTGTTTCGCTTAACCGAGCGCCCTCTCATCGACGCCTTATTTGCTGCGGCCGACGACGGGCCTGCCCGTGAACTACTCGACGGACTGTTTGGTCCTGTGCGCCGTCTCTACAAGCGCGTGACACAATACAGCCTTTTCCAGGAGCCCCAACTCTATCAACGCCTAGCCCGCAAGCCATATCCCTGGCTAGTTCGCTGCGCTGAAAATTTCGCAGGCCTGGCAAGCACCGCCATGTCACGAATCGTCGCCCCCCACGAAGTCCTCTTCGATGCTCCCCCGGTAAAGCTGGAAGTAGAGTTTCAAATCGACGTCCACTTCCCCAAGGAACATTGCTACCGCCGTCTCGGAGACATTTCTCCCGTCGTGAAAACCCTGGCCCGTGAACAATTCGACGACTATGTAAAAAGAGTCCGCGTCTTTGCCCACCCCCGGGTAGCCGAAGATTTGCAGTCCTTGCCTCGCTTACCCGAGTTGATCGCCGAAGCCGCGGAACTAACGGGCTGA
- a CDS encoding acetolactate synthase, whose product MSSVSTGGGSGIGFSTLRGRDYPSIRQFTVFLENRVGQLLEVVRRFEGSHVRIVALTISDSAECAVVRFLLSDPEQGRDVLERAGLAIIESDLIGVELPDSPQPLLQVCTALLQAEINISQVYPLLTRPRGCPVVALMVDNIDLANETLASKGFKTINEDDLKETD is encoded by the coding sequence ATGAGTTCCGTGAGCACTGGTGGTGGCTCGGGAATCGGATTTTCGACCCTGCGAGGACGAGACTACCCTTCCATAAGGCAATTTACCGTTTTCCTCGAAAATCGCGTCGGCCAACTTCTCGAGGTGGTGCGGCGATTTGAGGGAAGCCATGTCCGAATCGTAGCCCTTACGATTTCTGATTCCGCAGAATGTGCGGTTGTGAGATTCTTGCTGAGTGATCCTGAACAAGGCCGCGATGTGTTGGAGCGTGCGGGATTGGCCATCATCGAGTCCGATCTCATCGGCGTCGAATTGCCAGACAGCCCTCAACCTCTGTTGCAGGTTTGCACAGCCCTGCTTCAAGCAGAGATCAACATTTCTCAGGTGTACCCCTTGTTAACTCGACCGCGAGGTTGCCCTGTCGTGGCCTTGATGGTGGACAATATCGATTTGGCCAACGAAACACTGGCGTCCAAAGGTTTCAAAACGATCAATGAAGATGATCTCAAAGAAACCGATTGA